One window of the Populus nigra chromosome 4, ddPopNigr1.1, whole genome shotgun sequence genome contains the following:
- the LOC133691490 gene encoding uncharacterized protein LOC133691490 has product MYHFPSVDMDKIEHRTVATNGINMHIASTGTGPVILFLHGFPELWYSWRHQLLFLSSVGYRCIAPDLRGYGDTDAPRSVSEYTGLHLVGDLIGLLDSLGIDMVFLVGHDWGAMIAWYFCTFRPDRVKALINTSVPFLPRNPQGNLLQWFRALFGDDYYFLRFQEPGEAEDDFAQVDTKRLMIKFFTNFGPKTPLLPKGVGIKAFPDPPSLPSWLSEEDINYYAEKFNLTGFTGGLNYYRATAITWELMAPWTGSPITVPVKFIVGDLDLLYNIPGLKDHIHNGGFKKDVPLLEEVVVMEGVAHFLQQEKPEEVSKHIYDFVKKF; this is encoded by the exons atgtaTCATTTTCCTTCCGTCGACATGGACAAGATTGAGCACAGAACAGTGGCCACAAATGGCATAAATATGCACATCGCATCAACGGGAACAGGCCCTGTAATCTTGTTCCTGCACGGTTTCCCTGAACTATGGTATTCGTGGCGGCACCAACTCCTCTTTCTTTCCTCCGTCGGTTACCGTTGCATAGCTCCCGATCTTCGTGGCTACGGAGATACCGACGCTCCCAGATCAGTGAGTGAGTACACCGGGTTACACCTCGTGGGCGACTTGATTGGACTTCTTGACTCGCTGGGGATTGATATGGTTTTTTTGGTGGGCCATGACTGGGGGGCCATGATTGCTTGGTATTTTTGCACTTTTAGACCTGATAGAGTGAAGGCTTTGATCAACACTAGCGTCCCGTTCTTGCCCAGGAATCCGCAAGGAAATCTTTTGCAGTGGTTTAGAGCTCTGTTTGGAGACGATTACTATTTCCTCAGGTTTCAg GAACCTGGCGAAGCTGAAGATGACTTTGCGCAAGTTGATACTAAAAGGCtgatgattaaattttttacgaATTTCGGTCCAAAGACACCTCTTTTGCCTAAAGGAGTAGGAATCAAGGCGTTCCCAGATCCTCCAAGTCTACCCTCTTGGCTGTCAGAAGAAGATATAAATTATTATGCTGAGAAATTTAACCTTACTGGTTTCACTGGAGGACTGAATTATTATCGAGCCACCGCCAT TACCTGGGAGCTAATGGCGCCTTGGACAGGGTCACCAATCACAGTTCCAGTTAAGTTTATTGTTGGCGATCTGGACCTTCTCTACAATATTCCAGGTCTCAAGGACCATATACACAATGGTGGCTTCAAAAAAGATGTACCCCTTTTGGAAGAGGTGGTTGTAATGGAAGGAGTGGCTCATTTTCTCCAACAAGAAAAGCCAGAGGAGGTCAGCAAACACATTTATGACTTCGTTAAGAAGTTCTGA